In one window of Branchiostoma floridae strain S238N-H82 chromosome 14, Bfl_VNyyK, whole genome shotgun sequence DNA:
- the LOC118430709 gene encoding transmembrane protein 201-like isoform X1 codes for MEKGSNTTSSFDFDFGDGHSTTVAMTTAAVVLVVVGLLVKKVFRSPPADVEVNCWFCQTDCTVPHGNQNCWDCPHCDQYNGFQEDDDYNKPIPAQHHEELNYDRVSAVPAAGAAPARTWNILCPSCNRNQALKVQLLAEFVPTDEGSYDEEVEAYRWHLEQLYQLCGPCQVAVGCHLRRQDQTILAGFMGDRLRTFHPRNYAGALLTVKTPAHITILRLAAATVAVTLVLLNLLRSKMLPENLQKKLPDVLHNVVQTETLYTVVFVGLFVKLIAVLLAGKDRLRRRDALCVLLWLLTLVVHIPWGVGKLTPGVGILTPGVQKWCYIAISISSLLSTLLCVFGKSKKVPRPKKTETLRPLSPWGSDASYLSGSPPSVPSTPSTSAYSTPRPRSPLKSVRQTPNRAPVPDNFDTLSIGKQSCRSSHSYAGPFGLTHSSPASLFTDSRKTSPQFTNMSPRLDTTLPETSRTKLQFETALPQLGRNSPQLDSNPPEMARYSPQSDATLPQFGRSPQFGRSSPLFGMSTSSLRYRSQRPIISPAKFQPPSRRARQSPSRELIGVKSLSIHDDGEIRKRPRQLFSEGEEPLTTPLEQEAADVQYETSSAYGSGSVSGSDAGSSDGGNTTSSCRVHSTTTDQAENPWRPVSQQQKPADPVGGSFAWRWLFGLSVGCNTVLVAYVIMQFLSSYQT; via the exons ATGGAGAAGGGGTCCAACACAACGAGcagctttgactttgactttggtGATGGTCACAGTACAacagttgccatgacaacagcaGCTGTGGTCCTGGTGGTCGTGGGTCTGCTGGTGAAGAAGGTTTTTAG AAGCCCCCCTGCTGATGTGGAGGTGAACTGTTGGTTCTGTCAGACCGACTGTACGGTTCCCCACGGTAACCAGAACTGCTGGGACTGTCCACACTGTGACCAGTACAACGGCTTTCAGGAG GACGATGACTATAACAAGCCCATCCCAGCCCAACATCACGAGGAGCTGAACTACGACCGGGTGTCGGCTGTGCCTGCAGCTGGAGCCGCACCTGCGCGCACCTGGAACATCCTCTGTCCCAGCTGCAACAGGAACCAGGCGCTGAAGGTGCAGCTGCTGGCAGAGTTTGTGCCAACAGACGAG GGTAGCTATGATGAGGAGGTGGAGGCTTACAGGTGGCACCTGGAGCAGCTGTACCAGCTGTGCGGGCCCTGCCAGGTGGCCGTGGGCTGTCACCTGCGCAGACAGGACCAAACCATCCTGGCAGGCTTCATGGGGGACCGTCTGCGGACCTTCCACCCCCGCAACTATGCA GGGGCACTGCTGACTGTGAAGACCCCGGCACACATCACCATTCTGAGGCTTGCAGCAGCCACAGTGGCAGTGACATTGGTGCTGCTAAACCTACTCAGGAGTAAAATGTTGCCAGAAAACCTTCAGAAGAAGTTGCCAGATGTCCTGCACAATGTTGTTCAGACGGAGACCTTATACACGGTGGTGTTCGTTGGCCTCTTCGTCAAACTCATTGCTGTATTATTGGCTGGAAAAGACAG GTTGAGGAGAAGAGATGCACTATGTGTGTTGCTGTGGCTGCTGACCCTAGTGGTGCACATCCCCTGGGGGGTGGGGAAGCTAACCCCAGGGGTGGGGATCCTAACCCCTGGGGTCCAGAAGTGGTGTTACATAGCCATCAGTATTTCCAGCCTCCTGTCCACTCTACTCTGTGTCTTTGGGAAAAGCAAAAAGGTGCCACGAccaaaaaaaacagaaacattaag GCCCTTGTCTCCATGGGGAAGCGATGCATCTTATCTGAGTGGGTCTCCTCCAAGTGTTCCTTCTACCCCCAGTACCTCTGCTTACTCCACACCCAGACCTCGCTCACCTCTTAAAAGTGTTCGCCAAACCCCCAACAGAGCCCCAGTGCCAGACAACTTCGATACCCTGTCTATAGGAAAGCAGAGCTGCAGAAGTTCACACAGTTATGCAG GACCATTTGGTTTGACCCACAGTTCACCAGCCTCCCTTTTCACAGACTCCAGAAAAACATCGCCACAATTTACAAACATGTCTCCACGACTGGACACAACGTTACCAGAAACAAGTAGAACTAAGCTACAATTCGAAACAGCCTTGCCACAGTTAGGGAGAAACTCACCGCAGTTAGACTCAAATCCGCCAGAAATGGCAAGATATTCACCGCAGTCTGACGCAACGTTGCCGCAGTTTGGTAGGAGTCCACAGTTCGGAAGGAGTTCGCCACTTTTTGGCATGTCGACGAGCTCACTCCGCTATCGATCGCAGCGACCAATCATCAGCCCAGCCAAGTTCCAGCCTCCATCACGCCGTGCCCGGCAGAGCCCATCGCGGGAGCTGATTGGTGTGAAGTCGTTGAGTATCCATGACGATGGGGAGATCAGGAAGAGACCCAGGCAGCTTTTCTCTGAGGGGGAGGAACCACTAACAACCCCACTGGAACAGGAAG CAGCGGATGTTCAGTACGAGACGTCCTCTGCCTACGGGAGTGGCAGCGTGTCAGGCAGCGACGCCGGCAGCAGCGATGGCGGGAACACGACGTCGTCCTGTCGCGTACACAGCACGACCACCGATCAGGCAGAAAACCCGTGGCGACCAGTTTCTCAGCAGCAAAAACCAGCAG ATCCAGTTGGAGGCTCATTTGCATGGAGATGGCTGTTTGGCCTGAGTGTTGGCTGCAACACAGTTCTGGTGGCTTACGTCATCATGCAGTTTCTGTCTTCTTATCAGACATAa
- the LOC118430709 gene encoding transmembrane protein 201-like isoform X2, which produces MEKGSNTTSSFDFDFGDGHSTTVAMTTAAVVLVVVGLLVKKVFRSPPADVEVNCWFCQTDCTVPHGNQNCWDCPHCDQYNGFQEDDDYNKPIPAQHHEELNYDRVSAVPAAGAAPARTWNILCPSCNRNQALKVQLLAEFVPTDEGSYDEEVEAYRWHLEQLYQLCGPCQVAVGCHLRRQDQTILAGFMGDRLRTFHPRNYAGALLTVKTPAHITILRLAAATVAVTLVLLNLLRSKMLPENLQKKLPDVLHNVVQTETLYTVVFVGLFVKLIAVLLAGKDRLRRRDALCVLLWLLTLVVHIPWGVGKLTPGVGILTPGVQKWCYIAISISSLLSTLLCVFGKSKKVPRPKKTETLRPLSPWGSDASYLSGSPPSVPSTPSTSAYSTPRPRSPLKSVRQTPNRAPVPDNFDTLSIGKQSCRSSHSYAGPFGLTHSSPASLFTDSRKTSPQFTNMSPRLDTTLPETSRTKLQFETALPQLGRNSPQLDSNPPEMARYSPQSDATLPQFGRSPQFGRSSPLFGMSTSSLRYRSQRPIISPAKFQPPSRRARQSPSRELIGVKSLSIHDDGEIRKRPRQLFSEGEEPLTTPLEQEADVQYETSSAYGSGSVSGSDAGSSDGGNTTSSCRVHSTTTDQAENPWRPVSQQQKPADPVGGSFAWRWLFGLSVGCNTVLVAYVIMQFLSSYQT; this is translated from the exons ATGGAGAAGGGGTCCAACACAACGAGcagctttgactttgactttggtGATGGTCACAGTACAacagttgccatgacaacagcaGCTGTGGTCCTGGTGGTCGTGGGTCTGCTGGTGAAGAAGGTTTTTAG AAGCCCCCCTGCTGATGTGGAGGTGAACTGTTGGTTCTGTCAGACCGACTGTACGGTTCCCCACGGTAACCAGAACTGCTGGGACTGTCCACACTGTGACCAGTACAACGGCTTTCAGGAG GACGATGACTATAACAAGCCCATCCCAGCCCAACATCACGAGGAGCTGAACTACGACCGGGTGTCGGCTGTGCCTGCAGCTGGAGCCGCACCTGCGCGCACCTGGAACATCCTCTGTCCCAGCTGCAACAGGAACCAGGCGCTGAAGGTGCAGCTGCTGGCAGAGTTTGTGCCAACAGACGAG GGTAGCTATGATGAGGAGGTGGAGGCTTACAGGTGGCACCTGGAGCAGCTGTACCAGCTGTGCGGGCCCTGCCAGGTGGCCGTGGGCTGTCACCTGCGCAGACAGGACCAAACCATCCTGGCAGGCTTCATGGGGGACCGTCTGCGGACCTTCCACCCCCGCAACTATGCA GGGGCACTGCTGACTGTGAAGACCCCGGCACACATCACCATTCTGAGGCTTGCAGCAGCCACAGTGGCAGTGACATTGGTGCTGCTAAACCTACTCAGGAGTAAAATGTTGCCAGAAAACCTTCAGAAGAAGTTGCCAGATGTCCTGCACAATGTTGTTCAGACGGAGACCTTATACACGGTGGTGTTCGTTGGCCTCTTCGTCAAACTCATTGCTGTATTATTGGCTGGAAAAGACAG GTTGAGGAGAAGAGATGCACTATGTGTGTTGCTGTGGCTGCTGACCCTAGTGGTGCACATCCCCTGGGGGGTGGGGAAGCTAACCCCAGGGGTGGGGATCCTAACCCCTGGGGTCCAGAAGTGGTGTTACATAGCCATCAGTATTTCCAGCCTCCTGTCCACTCTACTCTGTGTCTTTGGGAAAAGCAAAAAGGTGCCACGAccaaaaaaaacagaaacattaag GCCCTTGTCTCCATGGGGAAGCGATGCATCTTATCTGAGTGGGTCTCCTCCAAGTGTTCCTTCTACCCCCAGTACCTCTGCTTACTCCACACCCAGACCTCGCTCACCTCTTAAAAGTGTTCGCCAAACCCCCAACAGAGCCCCAGTGCCAGACAACTTCGATACCCTGTCTATAGGAAAGCAGAGCTGCAGAAGTTCACACAGTTATGCAG GACCATTTGGTTTGACCCACAGTTCACCAGCCTCCCTTTTCACAGACTCCAGAAAAACATCGCCACAATTTACAAACATGTCTCCACGACTGGACACAACGTTACCAGAAACAAGTAGAACTAAGCTACAATTCGAAACAGCCTTGCCACAGTTAGGGAGAAACTCACCGCAGTTAGACTCAAATCCGCCAGAAATGGCAAGATATTCACCGCAGTCTGACGCAACGTTGCCGCAGTTTGGTAGGAGTCCACAGTTCGGAAGGAGTTCGCCACTTTTTGGCATGTCGACGAGCTCACTCCGCTATCGATCGCAGCGACCAATCATCAGCCCAGCCAAGTTCCAGCCTCCATCACGCCGTGCCCGGCAGAGCCCATCGCGGGAGCTGATTGGTGTGAAGTCGTTGAGTATCCATGACGATGGGGAGATCAGGAAGAGACCCAGGCAGCTTTTCTCTGAGGGGGAGGAACCACTAACAACCCCACTGGAACAGGAAG CGGATGTTCAGTACGAGACGTCCTCTGCCTACGGGAGTGGCAGCGTGTCAGGCAGCGACGCCGGCAGCAGCGATGGCGGGAACACGACGTCGTCCTGTCGCGTACACAGCACGACCACCGATCAGGCAGAAAACCCGTGGCGACCAGTTTCTCAGCAGCAAAAACCAGCAG ATCCAGTTGGAGGCTCATTTGCATGGAGATGGCTGTTTGGCCTGAGTGTTGGCTGCAACACAGTTCTGGTGGCTTACGTCATCATGCAGTTTCTGTCTTCTTATCAGACATAa